Proteins co-encoded in one Papaver somniferum cultivar HN1 chromosome 5, ASM357369v1, whole genome shotgun sequence genomic window:
- the LOC113284486 gene encoding myb family transcription factor EFM, whose translation MSSSSELNQAEIKPQSYSLLLKSFGDYQIQQNHIHQPGQTQKLEEFLAHLEEEWLKIEAFKRELPLCMQLLANAMEASRQQLQTCRTPNQDEAARPVLEEFIPLKHSNTEGSEKASNISEKSSWMISAQLWSNSNEGITKQQQQLSKDETDRISSEPKLALEDKKRNAGAFLPFSKEAADTCSSPTLRVLPDLALNSTSTDKEIIDEKKCIESENNRISCRRRDNNNSGIINVKGGDGGNSMTEQGKVVAASQGDAQGNSNSTQAHRKARRCWSPDLHRRFVNALQMLGGSQVATPKQIRELMKVDGLTNDEVKSHLQKYRLHTRRPSPSPQSAGNPTPQLVVLGSIWVPPEYAAAAAAAHNNGGGGPTIYSTHPASLTSTHYCATPTQVAVPQEYYTTQQPSHHLLHHNNLQLHHHHPHHIYKLSPSSKTPLSSPESDGNNTVSRGGGGGDQSESIEDGKSESSNWKGDSGGGGGGDHHNNTSEDEQRRGLASLRDESDKSNGTSDEHQITLKF comes from the exons ATGAGTTCATCGTCTGAACTAAACCAAGCGGAAATCAAACCCCAAAGCTATTCATTACTCTTAAAATCATTTGGAGATTATCAAATACAACAAAACCATATTCATCAACCTGGCCAAACCCAAAAACTCGAAGAGTTTCTCGCTCATCTCGAAGAAGAATGGCTCAAGATCGAAGCTTTTAAGCGTGAACTACCACTTTGCATGCAACTTCTTGCTAATG CCATGGAGGCATCACGGCAACAATTACAGACTTGTAGAACTCCAAACCAAGATGAGGCGGCAAGACCTGTTCTAGAAGAATTCATACCTCTAAAACATTCAAATACTGAAGGATCAGAGAAAGCATCCAACATATCAGAGAAATCAAGTTGGATGATATCCGCACAGCTATGGAGCAATTCTAACGAAGGAATAacgaagcagcagcagcagttgtcGAAAGACGAAACTGATCGAATTTCATCAGAACCAAAACTAGCGTTAGAGGATAAGAAAAGAAATGCAGGAGCGTTTCTTCCATTCTCAAAAGAAGCTGCGGATACATGCTCCAGTCCAACATTACGTGTCCTTCCTGATTTAGCACTTAATAGTACTTCAACCGACAAAGAGATCATCGACGAGAAAAAGTGTATCGAGTCAGAAAATAATAGGATATCTTGTCGAAGGAGAGACAACAATAATTCTGGTATCATCAACGTTAAAGGCGGTGATGGAGGTAACTCCATGACCGAACAAGGTAAAGTTGTAGCAGCTTCTCAAGGTGATGCACAAGGAAATTCAAACTCTACACAAGCACATAGAAAAGCAAGAAGATGTTGGTCACCGGATTTACACCGCAGATTCGTTAATGCTCTTCAGATGCTTGGGGGATCACAAG TGGCCACCCCAAAACAAATAAGGGAGTTGATGAAAGTTGATGGTTTAACAAACGATGAAGTGAAGAGCCATTTGCAG AAATATAGACTCCATACAAGAAGGCCAAGTCCAAGTCCACAATCAGCAGGAAATCCAACACCGCAGCTAGTAGTATTGGGCAGTATTTGGGTCCCACCAGAATACgcagcagctgctgctgcagcacACAATAATGGAGGAGGAGGTCCTACAATATACAGTACACATCCTGCTTCCTTAACATCTACACATTATTGTGCAACACCAACTCAAGTAGCAGTACCACAGGAGTATTACACAACACAGCAGCCATCCCATCATCTTCTCCACCACAATAACCTTCAGCTCCACCATCATCATCCACACCACATTTACAAACTCTCCCCTTCCTCAAAAACACCACTAAGTTCACCGGAATCAGATGGTAATAACACCGTCAGCCGAGGAGGCGGAGGGGGTGACCAGTCCGAGAGCATCGAAGACGGAAAATCTGAGAGTAGTAACTGGAAAGgagatagtggtggtggtggtggtggtgatcatCATAATAACACTAGTGAAGATGAACAAAGAAGAGGTTTGGCTTCATTGAGAGATGAAAGTGATAAAAGTAATGGTACTAGTGATGAACATCAAATTACACTCAAATTCTGA